A stretch of Myxococcus hansupus DNA encodes these proteins:
- a CDS encoding DNA-methyltransferase has translation MTSLPPPESLRCINADAREPQGYRAALGDTRAALLHTDPPYCLLTRRRKGGDLRDTRAHKKIDQNPIVRFETVRDYRAFSEAWLSRATAHLTPDAVLVIWTNLLGKEPILTAARGLGYPHLRGEYVWGKRTTDKNANEQTLRVYEVALVIARTPEPPLEPGGLPTVWAVVGGYDDEGEAKRWGGHPHHKPFSVLEPLVRTYSRPGDTVLDPFAGSGSMPSAALRLGRTPACLEVEPEWAERVTNRLRDTAREEAQRASAR, from the coding sequence ATGACCTCACTTCCCCCGCCCGAGTCCCTCCGCTGCATCAACGCCGACGCCCGCGAGCCCCAGGGCTACCGCGCGGCGTTGGGCGACACCCGCGCCGCGTTGCTCCACACGGACCCTCCGTATTGCCTGCTCACCCGGCGGCGCAAGGGCGGGGACCTCCGCGACACGCGCGCGCACAAGAAAATCGACCAGAACCCCATCGTCCGCTTCGAGACGGTGCGCGACTACCGCGCCTTCTCCGAGGCCTGGCTGTCGCGCGCCACCGCCCACCTCACGCCGGACGCCGTCCTGGTCATCTGGACGAACCTGTTGGGCAAGGAGCCCATCCTCACCGCCGCGCGTGGGCTCGGTTATCCGCACCTGCGCGGCGAGTACGTCTGGGGCAAGCGCACCACCGACAAGAACGCCAACGAGCAGACGCTGCGCGTGTACGAGGTCGCGCTCGTCATCGCGCGCACGCCCGAGCCGCCGCTCGAACCCGGCGGCCTGCCCACCGTCTGGGCCGTGGTCGGCGGCTATGACGACGAAGGCGAGGCGAAGCGCTGGGGCGGCCACCCCCACCACAAGCCCTTCTCCGTGCTGGAGCCGCTGGTGCGCACGTACAGCCGGCCCGGGGACACGGTGTTGGATCCGTTCGCGGGCAGCGGCTCCATGCCCTCGGCGGCCTTGCGGCTGGGCCGCACGCCCGCGTGTCTGGAGGTCGAGCCCGAGTGGGCCGAGCGCGTGACGAACCGCCTGCGCGACACGGCCCGTGAGGAAGCTCAGCGCGCCAGCGCTCGGTAG
- a CDS encoding DUF2381 family protein encodes MLTWGVLWAATAHAAAQESPGSGSAVRRIDVQAGTPVAPQEVRISPGLSTTVFFDARIRPEQLVLEGRERFQRFGVTEDHLVLVPSSTFREGERLRLEVRFHDGAVPERAVMVLVVDSARAERQVELYRQTRSAASYQQEVEELRSGVLRLERQVQQLQQQRSRPSECSRESLVADLGDEDSIAFRAWLPRKVSGDFVVLRATFLRLTTRWAALRLSLAATGANRGWTAAGAELTDARGRRLKSLPPWQAGPVDDGKNPIVILLDEPVFPGEGPGRYTLEMWNEGRKQTLKLEGLQPR; translated from the coding sequence GTGCTCACTTGGGGAGTGTTGTGGGCCGCGACGGCGCATGCCGCGGCACAGGAGTCGCCCGGCAGCGGGAGCGCGGTGCGGAGAATCGACGTCCAGGCGGGGACACCGGTGGCGCCGCAGGAAGTCCGCATCAGTCCCGGGTTGTCCACCACCGTGTTCTTCGACGCGAGGATCCGCCCCGAGCAACTGGTGCTCGAGGGCCGCGAGCGCTTTCAGCGCTTCGGCGTGACGGAGGACCACCTCGTGCTGGTGCCCTCGTCCACGTTCCGAGAGGGCGAGCGGCTTCGGCTGGAGGTTCGCTTCCATGACGGCGCGGTGCCGGAGCGCGCCGTCATGGTGCTCGTGGTGGACTCCGCGCGCGCGGAGCGGCAGGTGGAGCTCTACCGCCAGACGCGTTCCGCCGCGTCCTACCAGCAGGAGGTGGAGGAGCTGCGTTCAGGGGTGCTCCGGCTGGAGCGCCAGGTTCAGCAGCTTCAGCAGCAGCGTTCCCGCCCGAGCGAGTGCAGCCGGGAGTCCCTGGTGGCGGACCTCGGTGACGAGGACTCCATCGCCTTCCGGGCCTGGCTGCCCCGGAAGGTGTCAGGAGACTTCGTCGTCCTGCGGGCGACCTTCCTCCGTCTGACCACCCGCTGGGCCGCGTTGAGGTTGTCGCTGGCCGCCACGGGCGCCAACAGGGGGTGGACCGCGGCGGGGGCGGAGCTCACGGACGCCCGGGGCCGGCGGTTGAAGTCGCTGCCTCCCTGGCAGGCCGGGCCCGTGGACGACGGGAAGAATCCCATCGTCATCCTGCTGGACGAGCCGGTGTTCCCGGGCGAGGGGCCGGGCAGGTACACCCTGGAGATGTGGAACGAGGGCCGGAAGCAGACCTTGAAGTTGGAAGGGCTCCAGCCGCGGTGA
- a CDS encoding serine/threonine protein kinase, protein MRSPPFHPDQLVPDSEVGPWRILESLGSGGFGRVFKVERAGRSYSLKMALRPAGQHTPEEEDINGRLAHEVAALLACAPHPNLPALHAVDRWPEPPDGYLYFVTDYIDGETFHEWRWRVKPTAAHLLSVFTEVVRVVADMHRRGVHHRDIKGDNLLIRREDERPFLIDLGTVRLPGATTLTVGVAPASPHLLPPECVAFLREGSWQQGANFDAGVPGDLYALGALLYEALTDGYAFDPKLPYDRLLPAIETVTPRAPHVVNPKVPRALGDIALRLLAKRPEDRYASAEALLQALWDVAKEKRQPAWKVSLDRPPEGAGDAEAPRVRMVPDAPVTTSEQRPRGEGLMGIAPVLPLNPEPREVPVPEAPASAAATPPAPAAPEVLVKSSADAPADPLPPPPAPKRRRGVVGRGVAAVLAVGLVAFGLSRLVSPSEVDPATAPSLPIEKGSPAVTSRSSNSSETPSPEVVPSLTDAGAEVQDAGEQAAALASAEAGGEGEAETEAAPRPKKRPSSTSALGKAAAVACLTAACAGGPQVRDAPPQRKCPPEVLAGMAEIGLFPPKMMGNDETVAMVPSVRLWKPVPVPPDGGPLILYAHNNVTSAHVRIFPEGTRLHGTVFRGRTAIYGWITEAEFPDGRRMAVCGNIVNNPSREELGTPYDESSTPGNPMMPPGVNLAASQVLGKLGTR, encoded by the coding sequence GTGAGGTCTCCGCCCTTCCATCCAGACCAGTTGGTGCCGGACAGCGAGGTCGGCCCATGGCGCATCCTGGAGTCGTTGGGCTCGGGAGGCTTTGGCCGTGTCTTCAAGGTGGAGCGAGCGGGCCGCAGCTACTCGCTGAAGATGGCGCTTCGTCCGGCGGGCCAGCACACCCCGGAAGAGGAAGACATCAACGGCCGCCTGGCGCATGAAGTGGCGGCGCTGCTGGCCTGCGCGCCGCACCCGAACCTTCCGGCGCTCCACGCGGTGGACCGGTGGCCGGAGCCCCCTGACGGCTACCTGTACTTCGTCACCGACTACATCGATGGCGAGACGTTCCACGAGTGGCGCTGGCGGGTGAAGCCCACGGCGGCGCACCTGCTGTCCGTCTTCACGGAGGTGGTGCGCGTGGTGGCGGACATGCACCGCCGGGGCGTGCACCACCGCGACATCAAGGGCGACAACCTGCTCATCCGCCGCGAGGACGAGCGGCCCTTCCTCATCGACCTGGGCACGGTGCGGCTGCCCGGCGCCACCACGTTGACGGTGGGCGTGGCGCCCGCCTCGCCCCACCTGCTGCCTCCCGAATGCGTGGCCTTCCTTCGCGAGGGCTCCTGGCAGCAGGGCGCGAACTTCGACGCGGGCGTGCCCGGGGACCTCTATGCGTTGGGCGCGCTGCTGTACGAGGCGCTCACGGATGGCTACGCGTTCGACCCGAAGCTTCCGTATGACCGGTTGCTGCCGGCCATCGAGACGGTGACGCCGCGCGCGCCCCACGTCGTCAATCCGAAGGTGCCCCGGGCGCTGGGCGACATCGCCCTGCGGCTGCTCGCCAAGCGCCCCGAGGACCGCTACGCGAGCGCGGAGGCCCTGCTCCAGGCCCTCTGGGACGTGGCCAAGGAGAAGCGTCAGCCGGCCTGGAAGGTGTCGCTGGACCGTCCGCCCGAAGGCGCGGGCGACGCGGAGGCACCCCGGGTTCGCATGGTGCCGGACGCGCCCGTCACCACCTCCGAGCAACGGCCGCGAGGCGAGGGCCTCATGGGCATCGCTCCGGTGTTGCCACTCAATCCCGAGCCCCGGGAGGTGCCCGTTCCGGAGGCGCCGGCGTCCGCCGCCGCGACGCCCCCGGCGCCAGCGGCCCCCGAGGTGCTCGTGAAGTCTTCCGCCGATGCTCCGGCGGATCCCCTCCCACCGCCCCCGGCTCCCAAGCGCCGTCGCGGCGTCGTGGGCCGAGGCGTGGCCGCCGTGCTGGCCGTGGGCCTCGTGGCGTTCGGGCTGAGTCGTCTGGTGTCCCCCTCCGAGGTGGATCCGGCGACCGCACCGTCTCTTCCCATTGAGAAAGGAAGTCCCGCAGTGACGAGTCGTTCTTCGAATTCCTCCGAGACGCCCAGCCCCGAGGTGGTGCCCTCCCTCACGGACGCGGGAGCCGAGGTCCAGGACGCGGGGGAGCAAGCCGCGGCGCTGGCCTCCGCCGAAGCGGGAGGCGAGGGCGAGGCCGAGACCGAGGCCGCGCCACGGCCGAAGAAGCGCCCGTCGTCCACCTCAGCGCTGGGCAAGGCCGCCGCCGTGGCGTGCCTCACCGCGGCCTGCGCCGGTGGGCCGCAGGTGCGGGATGCGCCCCCTCAGCGCAAATGCCCTCCAGAGGTGCTCGCGGGCATGGCGGAGATTGGCCTCTTTCCTCCGAAGATGATGGGCAACGACGAGACGGTGGCCATGGTCCCGAGTGTGCGCCTCTGGAAGCCGGTGCCCGTGCCTCCGGACGGCGGCCCCCTCATCCTCTACGCCCACAACAATGTCACGAGCGCCCACGTGCGAATCTTCCCGGAGGGAACCCGGTTGCATGGCACGGTGTTCCGGGGGAGGACGGCCATCTACGGCTGGATTACCGAGGCGGAGTTCCCCGATGGCCGCCGGATGGCGGTCTGCGGAAACATCGTCAACAATCCCAGCCGGGAGGAGCTCGGGACGCCATACGATGAATCGAGCACCCCCGGTAATCCGATGATGCCTCCGGGCGTCAACCTGGCGGCGTCGCAGGTGCTCGGAAAACTCGGGACGCGTTAG
- a CDS encoding TfuA-like protein, whose product MKRRADNLVVFLGPSLPAAEAQRLTPCTVLPPARQGDVWRALALRPKALVLVDGVFEAQPSVWHHELLAALEAGVAVFGGGSMGALRAAELVPHGVVGVGRIFEWYRDGTVVDDSEVALLHADAEHDYRPLTVPLVNVRHAAECATEAGVLKRPAAQALVDAAQSVFYQERTWGRVLDTVAPHWSAPTRAAWDAWFPKGAEDLKRRDALACLQTAAAWVASGAAAPRGEVQSPSSLVRRRRLVDDVTGGKDGGVSSGRVLDALRDAPDAEALAEAGLRRALLAGWARTQGLRVSDDEVAEVEAGWWQAQRVPVARRAAFLSRLGLDAWGLRRLCEERALERLVLEHATRLLPDGPSWDEALASEARLTGRWAEAASEVAGAPEDPTEGVGSGGAAD is encoded by the coding sequence ATGAAGCGGCGCGCGGACAATCTGGTGGTGTTCCTGGGGCCCTCGCTGCCCGCGGCGGAGGCGCAACGCCTGACGCCGTGCACGGTGCTCCCGCCCGCTCGGCAGGGGGACGTGTGGCGCGCGCTCGCGCTGCGTCCCAAGGCCCTTGTGCTGGTGGATGGTGTCTTCGAGGCCCAGCCCTCGGTGTGGCACCACGAGCTGCTGGCCGCGCTGGAGGCCGGCGTGGCCGTCTTCGGCGGCGGGAGCATGGGCGCCCTGCGCGCCGCGGAGCTCGTGCCACACGGCGTGGTGGGCGTGGGCCGCATCTTCGAGTGGTACCGCGACGGCACCGTGGTGGATGACTCCGAAGTGGCGTTGCTCCACGCGGACGCGGAGCACGACTACCGGCCGCTCACCGTGCCGCTGGTCAACGTCCGGCACGCCGCGGAGTGCGCCACGGAGGCGGGCGTGCTCAAGCGCCCGGCGGCGCAGGCGCTCGTCGATGCCGCGCAATCCGTCTTCTACCAGGAGCGCACCTGGGGCCGCGTCCTGGACACCGTGGCGCCGCACTGGTCCGCGCCCACCCGCGCGGCCTGGGACGCCTGGTTCCCGAAAGGCGCCGAGGACCTCAAGCGGCGGGACGCCCTCGCATGCCTCCAGACCGCCGCGGCGTGGGTGGCCTCGGGGGCCGCCGCGCCTCGGGGCGAGGTGCAATCTCCCTCCTCCCTGGTCCGCCGCCGCCGGCTGGTGGACGACGTCACGGGTGGGAAGGACGGCGGGGTGTCCTCGGGCCGCGTGCTGGACGCGCTTCGCGACGCGCCCGACGCGGAGGCGCTGGCCGAGGCGGGCCTGCGCAGGGCGCTCCTCGCGGGTTGGGCGAGGACCCAGGGCCTGCGCGTCTCCGACGACGAGGTGGCCGAAGTGGAAGCCGGCTGGTGGCAGGCGCAGCGCGTGCCCGTGGCCCGGCGCGCCGCGTTCCTCTCCCGTCTGGGGTTGGACGCGTGGGGCCTGCGCCGCCTGTGCGAGGAGCGGGCCCTGGAGCGGCTCGTCCTGGAGCACGCGACACGGCTGTTGCCGGATGGCCCGTCCTGGGACGAGGCCCTGGCCTCCGAGGCCCGCCTCACCGGGCGCTGGGCGGAGGCCGCGAGCGAAGTCGCCGGGGCGCCCGAGGACCCAACGGAGGGCGTTGGGTCCGGGGGCGCGGCGGACTGA
- a CDS encoding YcaO-like family protein, producing MRPSRDRDEQSSQRFQQRLAQALGVTRVARVTGLDRTGVEVACAVRPGGHVLQVCNGKGLSYEDAAWGALLETAELWAAESVEPGACVWGSMVELDGRVGTLWSAEDLGSAGALVAPRLWSEYVRCAWREATELNSGKPVWVPAQGLHVPPSGSPSLGPVAVAWTSNGSGAHPDAGQALLHALLEATERDQLARALPEGWTEEGVQRRLLRASGLRERAPAVDALAQRLRERGFGVYLFDATPAARTPGAVGLPVGAAVLVDLEEGPVPLTAGYACAMTPESALLKALLEAAQSRLTDIHGAREDVAATDREAARGFAEACAEVRPRRSVEAMPDLGAQARGPAPRRVRQVLSRLEGAGFKRVASVEMPSPVEGLHVRRVVVPGMQVSELL from the coding sequence GTGCGGCCTTCCAGGGACAGGGACGAGCAGTCATCTCAGCGGTTTCAACAACGACTGGCCCAGGCCCTGGGCGTGACGCGGGTGGCGCGTGTCACGGGGCTGGACCGGACCGGCGTGGAGGTGGCGTGCGCCGTACGCCCCGGCGGGCATGTTCTGCAGGTGTGCAACGGCAAGGGCCTCTCGTACGAGGACGCGGCCTGGGGCGCGCTGCTGGAGACGGCGGAGCTGTGGGCCGCGGAGTCGGTGGAGCCCGGCGCGTGTGTCTGGGGCTCCATGGTGGAGCTCGACGGCCGCGTGGGCACGCTGTGGAGCGCGGAGGACCTGGGCTCCGCGGGGGCGCTGGTGGCGCCACGCTTGTGGAGCGAGTACGTCCGCTGCGCGTGGCGCGAGGCCACGGAGCTGAATTCGGGCAAGCCGGTGTGGGTGCCCGCGCAGGGACTGCACGTGCCTCCGTCGGGGAGTCCCTCGCTCGGACCGGTGGCGGTGGCGTGGACCAGCAACGGCTCCGGCGCGCACCCGGACGCGGGCCAGGCGCTGCTGCATGCGCTGTTGGAGGCGACGGAGCGCGACCAGCTCGCGCGCGCGCTTCCGGAGGGGTGGACGGAGGAGGGTGTTCAGCGCCGCCTGCTGCGGGCTTCCGGCTTGCGCGAGCGGGCGCCCGCCGTGGATGCGCTGGCCCAGCGGCTGCGGGAGCGGGGCTTCGGTGTGTACCTGTTCGATGCCACGCCCGCCGCGCGCACGCCGGGGGCGGTGGGGCTTCCCGTGGGCGCCGCGGTGCTGGTGGATTTGGAAGAGGGCCCGGTGCCGCTCACCGCGGGTTACGCGTGCGCGATGACGCCGGAGTCCGCGCTGCTGAAGGCGTTGTTGGAAGCGGCGCAGTCGCGACTGACGGACATCCACGGTGCCCGCGAGGACGTGGCCGCCACGGACCGGGAGGCGGCGCGAGGCTTCGCGGAGGCGTGTGCCGAGGTCCGTCCCCGCCGGAGCGTGGAGGCCATGCCTGACCTGGGCGCGCAGGCACGAGGGCCCGCGCCACGGCGCGTCCGTCAGGTGCTCTCGCGGCTGGAGGGCGCGGGGTTCAAGCGGGTGGCCTCGGTGGAGATGCCGTCACCGGTGGAAGGTCTCCACGTGCGGCGCGTGGTGGTGCCGGGCATGCAGGTTTCGGAGCTCCTATGA
- a CDS encoding peroxiredoxin → MPSVGDIAPDFTATDCHGAPVQLSSLRGRRVVLFFYPKAFTLGCTIENRAFRDNHEVLKGLGAELVGVSVDTQRTQCEFAEAEDIHFALLGDADRAISRAYDVLWPVLNVDRRVTFIIGPDGRIEDIIRHEVRVYRHLDDVLRYLRANPLPDVASP, encoded by the coding sequence ATGCCTTCCGTCGGAGACATCGCACCGGACTTCACCGCCACCGACTGCCATGGGGCGCCCGTTCAGCTCTCGTCCCTGCGCGGCCGGCGCGTGGTGCTCTTCTTCTACCCCAAGGCCTTCACGCTGGGCTGCACCATCGAGAACCGCGCGTTCCGGGACAACCACGAGGTGCTCAAGGGCCTGGGCGCGGAGCTCGTGGGCGTCTCCGTGGACACGCAGCGCACCCAGTGCGAGTTCGCGGAGGCGGAGGACATCCACTTCGCGCTGCTCGGCGACGCGGACCGGGCCATCAGCCGCGCCTATGACGTGCTCTGGCCCGTGCTCAACGTCGACCGCCGCGTCACCTTCATCATCGGTCCGGACGGCCGCATCGAGGACATCATCCGGCACGAGGTCCGCGTGTACCGCCACCTGGACGACGTGCTCCGCTACCTGCGCGCGAATCCGCTGCCGGACGTCGCGTCGCCCTGA
- a CDS encoding TIGR02265 family protein, with translation MLTQGSSSRIKGGVLISRLNMLRHHGGQGRVDEVLRRLPAEDQALLRKMLLPVGWYPLELNLRLDAAIAGVVSPEDEDRAFLEMGRASADEALHGAQHVFVKAGEPHFLLSQAPQIYRFYYAVGSRTYEPTGPRSGVLRTFGAENVTVPDCLTIIGWHERAIELCGGQSVRISHPMCRARGAPHCEYHCAWE, from the coding sequence ATGTTGACCCAAGGATCTAGCTCACGCATCAAGGGCGGCGTGCTCATCTCGCGGCTCAACATGCTGCGCCACCACGGTGGGCAGGGACGGGTGGACGAGGTGCTCCGGCGCTTGCCCGCGGAGGACCAGGCGCTGCTGCGCAAGATGTTGCTGCCGGTCGGCTGGTATCCCCTGGAGTTGAATTTGCGGCTCGACGCGGCCATCGCCGGGGTGGTGTCGCCGGAGGACGAGGACCGGGCGTTCCTCGAAATGGGCCGCGCCTCCGCCGACGAGGCGTTGCACGGCGCGCAGCACGTCTTCGTCAAGGCGGGCGAGCCGCACTTCCTGCTGAGCCAGGCGCCACAAATCTACCGCTTCTATTACGCGGTGGGCTCGCGCACCTACGAGCCGACGGGCCCGCGCTCCGGCGTGCTGCGCACCTTTGGCGCGGAGAACGTCACGGTGCCGGACTGCCTGACCATCATCGGCTGGCATGAGCGGGCCATCGAGCTGTGCGGGGGCCAGTCGGTGCGCATCAGCCACCCCATGTGCAGGGCGCGGGGCGCGCCGCACTGCGAGTACCACTGCGCGTGGGAGTGA
- a CDS encoding RNA polymerase sigma factor — MSIRETGGRVVSLPARMARAGLERASDEALCRAFLEGEPAAFEVLVMRHRSLVFSLVRRYVSRPEDAADLVQSAFLRALEASRRVFARFTPSGPAPFRAWLVRIALNLAKNHARQGQRWRPVLVASEPDDLAQDPSESAQDRLERAERERQVRAEVLTLPRRQREVLTLRVDGGLAFKDIAETLGITENNAKVQFHHAMKRLKARVGAPEEKH, encoded by the coding sequence GTGAGCATCAGGGAAACAGGCGGCCGGGTGGTGTCCCTGCCCGCGCGCATGGCCCGGGCGGGCCTGGAGCGAGCCTCGGACGAGGCCCTCTGCCGCGCGTTCCTGGAGGGTGAGCCGGCGGCCTTCGAGGTGCTGGTGATGCGGCACCGCTCGCTCGTCTTCTCCCTGGTGCGCCGCTACGTGTCGCGGCCGGAGGACGCCGCCGACCTGGTGCAGAGCGCCTTCCTGCGCGCTCTGGAGGCCTCGCGCCGCGTGTTCGCGCGCTTCACGCCGTCGGGGCCCGCGCCGTTCCGGGCGTGGCTGGTGCGCATCGCGCTCAACCTGGCGAAGAACCACGCGAGGCAGGGGCAGCGCTGGCGCCCGGTGCTGGTGGCCTCCGAGCCGGACGACCTGGCGCAGGACCCGTCCGAGTCCGCGCAGGACCGGCTGGAGCGCGCCGAGCGCGAGCGGCAGGTGCGCGCCGAGGTGCTCACCCTGCCCCGCCGCCAGCGCGAGGTGCTGACGTTGCGGGTGGACGGCGGGCTGGCGTTCAAGGATATCGCCGAGACGCTCGGCATCACGGAGAACAACGCGAAGGTGCAGTTCCACCATGCGATGAAGCGCCTCAAGGCGCGGGTGGGCGCGCCCGAGGAGAAGCACTGA
- a CDS encoding zf-HC2 domain-containing protein, which produces MAACPDQEERLDLHAAGALEDAEAVALMAHLESCEGCRRAFDASVELLALVALPPITAQEKSELEELPRRTLSEWRRSARKQGLGLRTLGGLVAAAAAVTLVLLVPGTWRFPGEARTAQPTAGAQPVEELDAETMAAIEAWAGLEPLDAMEDSDRWDEDFDFELGETL; this is translated from the coding sequence ATGGCTGCGTGCCCTGACCAGGAGGAGCGGCTGGACCTGCACGCCGCGGGGGCGCTCGAGGACGCCGAGGCGGTGGCGCTCATGGCGCACCTCGAAAGCTGCGAGGGCTGCCGGCGGGCCTTCGACGCGTCCGTGGAGCTGCTCGCGCTGGTGGCGCTGCCTCCCATCACCGCGCAGGAGAAGTCGGAGCTGGAGGAGCTGCCCCGGCGCACGCTGTCCGAGTGGCGGCGGAGCGCCCGGAAGCAGGGCCTGGGGCTGCGGACCCTGGGCGGGCTGGTGGCCGCCGCCGCGGCGGTGACGCTGGTGCTGCTGGTGCCCGGCACGTGGCGGTTCCCGGGCGAGGCCCGCACCGCGCAGCCCACGGCGGGGGCACAGCCCGTCGAGGAGCTGGACGCGGAGACGATGGCGGCCATCGAGGCCTGGGCCGGGCTGGAGCCGTTGGACGCGATGGAGGACTCCGACCGCTGGGACGAGGACTTCGACTTCGAGCTGGGAGAGACGCTGTGA
- a CDS encoding SMI1/KNR4 family protein, translated as MKALLDEVLRLHHPNPPATSEQIEEFEHREGWRLDPDLRAFYLYCNGARLFDRVDPAFAFVPLAELRRARVVMRNDDSDDAGPAAWYALCRVRDSNFILLDVSEQHEGRYPLRDGYNEAFPEPDYCPKIAASFRDFLQGALDSKEQWFWLSTEQEPQSNS; from the coding sequence ATGAAGGCCCTCCTCGATGAGGTGTTGCGACTCCACCACCCGAATCCCCCTGCGACATCCGAGCAAATCGAAGAGTTCGAACACCGCGAAGGTTGGCGACTGGACCCGGACCTGCGCGCCTTCTACTTGTATTGCAACGGCGCGCGCCTCTTCGACCGGGTTGACCCTGCATTCGCCTTTGTTCCGTTGGCGGAACTTCGGCGCGCCCGAGTCGTCATGCGCAACGACGACAGCGACGATGCGGGGCCGGCGGCTTGGTACGCGCTCTGCCGTGTGCGGGATAGCAACTTCATCCTGCTTGACGTGAGCGAACAGCACGAGGGCCGATACCCGTTGCGTGACGGCTACAACGAGGCGTTCCCTGAGCCGGACTACTGCCCCAAAATCGCCGCATCCTTCCGGGACTTCTTGCAGGGCGCGCTTGATTCGAAAGAACAGTGGTTCTGGCTGTCAACGGAGCAAGAGCCCCAAAGCAACTCTTAG
- a CDS encoding DUF4136 domain-containing protein has protein sequence MRLLTRIAPPLLALAFAACSGIDVNTNYDPSATQKLEGYRTYAWLPQPTGKDDRVYNPIVGARVEQTVDRYLLARGYKKVETGANPDFLIGWHGAIHNALKAETVDDYYGYPWGGPFTDPFYAGGAVTMPETYLREYEEGSLILDVVDPESKQLVWRGTAQAELSENANAQKQQKKLDESVEQLLKHFPPKTK, from the coding sequence TTGCGGCTGCTGACCCGAATCGCCCCACCCTTGCTGGCACTGGCCTTCGCCGCGTGCTCCGGCATCGACGTCAACACCAACTATGACCCTTCCGCCACGCAGAAGCTGGAGGGGTACCGCACCTATGCCTGGCTCCCGCAGCCCACGGGCAAGGATGACCGCGTGTACAACCCCATCGTCGGCGCGCGCGTCGAGCAGACGGTGGACCGCTACCTGCTGGCGCGCGGCTACAAGAAGGTGGAGACCGGCGCCAACCCGGACTTCCTCATCGGGTGGCATGGCGCCATCCACAACGCGCTGAAGGCCGAGACGGTCGACGACTACTACGGCTACCCCTGGGGCGGCCCCTTCACGGACCCCTTCTACGCGGGCGGCGCCGTCACCATGCCGGAGACATACCTGCGCGAGTACGAGGAAGGCTCCCTCATCCTCGACGTCGTCGACCCGGAGTCGAAGCAGCTCGTCTGGCGTGGCACGGCCCAGGCGGAGCTGAGCGAGAACGCCAACGCCCAGAAGCAGCAGAAGAAGCTGGATGAATCCGTGGAGCAATTGCTGAAGCACTTCCCGCCCAAGACCAAGTGA
- a CDS encoding DUF5996 family protein: protein METLDAAWPPLPLDAWKDTYATLHRYTQVIGKVKLALTPPQNHWWNVAFRVTARGMTTGLIPYGQGAFEVDFDFRSHELLFRASRGPTRVMALEPRPVAEFYRDVMATLRSMGVETRIWEHPVEIPEDAIPFSQDLQHRSYDGEAVERWWRATMQATLVFEEFRARFTGKCSPVHFFWGSFDLAVTRFSGRPAPDRPGADPITQEAYCEEVSSAGFWPGLLATGGAAFYSYAAPEPEGFATAKVRPAAARYDGAIKEYLLSYDDVRRADDPKAVLLDFLQSTYAACADLGGWERDRLERPLIVPEAQRARRGVDAGTLAEQPAP from the coding sequence ATGGAGACGCTGGACGCGGCGTGGCCACCGCTGCCCCTGGACGCGTGGAAGGACACCTACGCCACGCTGCACCGGTACACGCAGGTCATCGGCAAGGTGAAGCTCGCGCTGACGCCACCCCAGAATCACTGGTGGAACGTGGCGTTCCGCGTGACGGCGCGCGGAATGACGACGGGCCTCATTCCGTATGGGCAGGGCGCGTTCGAAGTCGACTTCGACTTCCGCTCGCACGAGCTCCTCTTCCGCGCCAGTCGCGGGCCCACGCGGGTGATGGCGCTGGAGCCCCGGCCGGTGGCGGAGTTCTACCGGGATGTCATGGCGACGCTGCGCTCCATGGGCGTCGAAACGCGCATCTGGGAGCATCCCGTCGAGATTCCCGAGGACGCGATTCCGTTCAGCCAGGACCTGCAACACCGCAGCTATGACGGCGAGGCGGTGGAGCGCTGGTGGCGGGCCACGATGCAGGCCACGCTCGTCTTCGAGGAGTTCCGCGCGCGCTTCACCGGCAAGTGCAGTCCGGTGCACTTCTTCTGGGGGAGCTTCGACCTGGCGGTGACGCGCTTCTCCGGACGCCCCGCGCCAGATCGCCCCGGCGCGGACCCCATCACCCAGGAGGCGTACTGCGAGGAGGTCAGCAGCGCGGGCTTCTGGCCCGGACTCCTCGCGACGGGTGGCGCGGCCTTCTACAGTTACGCGGCGCCGGAGCCGGAGGGCTTCGCCACCGCGAAGGTGCGTCCGGCCGCGGCCCGGTACGACGGGGCCATCAAGGAGTACCTGCTGTCCTACGATGACGTGAGGCGGGCGGATGACCCCAAGGCGGTCCTGCTCGATTTCCTCCAGAGCACCTACGCGGCCTGCGCGGACCTGGGCGGCTGGGAGCGGGACCGTTTGGAGCGGCCGCTCATCGTCCCCGAAGCCCAGCGCGCACGCCGCGGGGTGGACGCGGGCACCTTGGCCGAGCAGCCCGCGCCCTGA